In the genome of Nycticebus coucang isolate mNycCou1 chromosome X, mNycCou1.pri, whole genome shotgun sequence, the window CCACTTCAGGAAGGACTGCCCCCAGCAGCACCACCAGCTGGGCAAGccacctggcccctgtccagaatgcaaggCTGACCACTGGAGGGTGGCCTGTCCTTAGAGGTGAAGGCCTCCGGTGACAGTGATCCCACCAGCACCCAAACTGGACTGAGAGTGCTTGGGGCAGATTCTCATAGCTCCAGCTTGTGTCATTACCCCTCAGGAGCCCTGGGTCTGCCTCACAGTGGAGGGCCAGGAGctagaatttcttctggacactggagcaaccttttctgtacttctCTCTAATCCTgatcttttatcccccaaatctgtaactatacagggggtgtctggaaagccagttaccaaatttttctctcagcctttaagctgcaattggggtgactggctgttctctcacgccttcctaatcatgcctggAAGTCCTGTTCCCCTTTTggggagggacatactaactaaagcaggaacagccatttatatgaatatgggacaGGAACCTATATTATGCCTTCcctattagagacagaaattaacccagaagggggctactgagggacaggtgggaagagcaagatatgctcaaccagtccaaattaagttaaagaaTCCCGCCATCTATCCCAATCAAAAACAATATCCTCTAAAAGCAGATGCTAAGAATGAACAAATCCCCATAATACAGAATCTAAAGCGACGGAAATTATTAATACCTTGCAATAGTCTATGTAACACTCCTGTTGTAGGAGTGCCAAAGCCAAACGGAACTTGGAGACTAGTCCATGACGTCCGCATTATAAATGAAGCggtcattcctctccatcctgtAGTTCCCAATCCGTATACTTTATTGTCTCATATCCCAGAAAAGGCTGCTTATTTCATAGTCCTAGACTTATAAGATGCCTTCTTTTGCATTCCACTCCATGAAAAGTCCcaatacctttttgcttttgaagacccTTCTGACTCCAACATCCAACTCACATGGACGGTGTTACCCCAGGGATTTAGGGACAGTcctcacttgtttggacaagcCTTAGCCAAAGACTTGAGTTGTTTTTCATGTCCTACAGTgactcttattcagtatgtagatgacattcttttgGGAGCACCAGATACAAaggaatgccacaaagctacACAAAGTCTATTAAACTTTCTAGTTGACTGTGGGTATAAAATTTCCAAGGCTAAAGCCCAATTATGTGTGCCTGAAGTTCACTATTTGGGTCTCCAGCTTTCACAAGGGAAGAGAgccttgggcaaagaaagaaCAGAACCAATACTGGCTCACCCTAAACCTCGAACTCAGACAACTTCGAGGCTGCTTAGGAATTACAGGCTTTtgcagttaacagaacaacaattattttgcataagctgcatcagagacaactgaagatgaaaaaactaccatccccatatataactaatttgtgctgtgcaccaacaagaacctgctttaaatttccatgccagtTTACAACCTCTGTACtataccaggcaaggttagtggctattgaaaataccaccaggacagggctatctaaagacacatttggTAGTGTGTTagctatacaaaaaaagacactgtacagtttttaaaaaaaatcttacacagccttacatttcaatttttttctttaaaaggactgagttgtgtacagggaggttaaatgctttatattaaactgataagaacagatactacacttgatcttagctgAAAGGCCGAGAAGCAacgttaaatgctttatagacaagaaaaaacaaacaaacaaaaaaactgtgctagaaccaacttattcacaACCATCATCATCTTTCACCAGCTTCATCCTCTTCATCTtccccctcttccttctttttcttgcctttttcagccttgacgactcccttttccgctgcatcaggctttccttcaGCTCCgtctgcagcaatatccttttcatatttttcctccagctttgcagccttcttttcatcaggctgcttgtcctccgcagcagtgttattccacatctctcccagcttctttgcaacatcaccaatggataggccgggatgttctcctttgagaACATTTTCACACTCAACACTAaaggagcttttctctcctggagatctAGTCATGATTAAAACTCTTTcctctaattcaccttccctaatCCCAACAtgggaaggtcccttttctgttatcttgtcttctacagctgttaaagttatgggaatagattcctggatacatcattcacgagcaaaatcctggaacccaccaccttctacagaagcagaccatgaagagaatcaactacagtccacctacacttgtgagcctaaagaaaatttaaagttattgtttaggaaacagcaagaaaagtgttaacataattttcttttaaacatcaCTGACTTTGTTCTTCTAACAGGACACTATAATTAACCCCCTCCTCTCACTGTCCTATCCTTCCCTTTTAATGTGCTAATCAGATTTGTGTCTTCCAGAAATGTCATCAAgccacacacagtaaagatggttccagtccaagacctgattctatCCTGAACCCCTGGATCACTCTCCCTCCAGAGAAACCCTAACTGCCCCCCTCCTATCATCGCCCgactcagcaggaagcagttagattGAGTCCTTGTcccttttccctaacagcagttagagtttctactCGGAGAGGGAGAggtgatacaggacaagtggcatcccaggCAGCTTATGGAGCTGGGGAGGCAGACCGGCTGCCTCTGCCTTGGTTatgttggtgcagtggcagcgAGCAGCagaaccagcgggctggagggtgggcaggggatccccatttcctaggcctgagcATGAAAGGGACTGTAGCAATTCATTTGGGACCCAGACATGTTGTTCCAGACATGCCCCCtgacatgctaaatgtaactaccaagccctgctaaatgtaactactgagggcCAGACATGCCCAGACACAATGTCCCAgacacgctaaatgtaactaACTACTAAGccctgctaaatgtaactactgagggcCAGACATGCCCAGACACAATGTCCCAgacacgctaaatgtaactaACTACTAAGccctgctaaatgtaactacccagGGCCCCATGCCACTATATAACCCTAGACAAAGAggctacagagagagagagagggagagagaacacaCCGAGgagttttttctctctgccaagaGCTCTGgcgcttctgtattcttttttgtagataaatcctgtcttaccactgatctgtggtcctcagattcattcttcaaatcactgagaccaagaacctactgaagagtgaaattccggtatcaggaggatctcttgaacccaagagcttgaggttgctgtgagctatgaagcactctactcagggcaccagagtgagactctgtctcaaaaaataaaaatacaatacaatacaatactatactatactatactatactatactatactatactatactatacaataaaattagaaaaaattagctgggtgttgtggtgggcacctatagtcccagcaacttggaagactggcaagaggatcacttgaacccagaagtttaaggttgctgtgagctaagttgatGTCATTGGGGTAACAGGGTGAgactccattccttttttttttgagatagagcctcactttgttgccctcagtagagtgccatggtgtcagagctcacagtttAAGACCTTAaacatttgggctcaagtgatcctctggcctccgcctcctgagtaagtgggaatataggcacccaccacaaagcctggtcattttctgttgcagttgcccaggccacgtttgaacccaccagccttggtgtatgtggctggcaccgaaaccgaaaccactgtgctatggacactaggacccggctattttttttttttaattttaaatttttactatttattcattttgcagttttttggcccggggccaggtttgacccgccacctctggtacatggggccggcaccctactcctttgagccacaggcgctgccccttaaatttttattttttgagacagagtcttactatgttgccctcggtagagtgctatgacgtcacagctcacagcaacatcaaaatcttgggcataagtgattctcttgcctcagcttcccaagtagctgggactacaggcgcccagctttttttttgttgttgttgcagttgtcattgttttagcaggcccgggctgggttcaaacccgccagccttggtgtatgtggccagtgccctaaccactgactaacaggcaccaagccaaagcctggctatttttagagacagggtcttgctgtggttcaggttggtctcgaacctgtgagctcagacaatccacccacttggcctcccagagtgaagaCACTGTTtcaatatgggcggcgcctgtggctcagtgagtagggcgccggccccatatgccgagggtggcgggttcaaacccagccccggccaaactgcaacaaaaaatagccaggcgttgtggagggcgcctatagtcccagctgcttgggaggctgaggcaagagaatcacgtaagcccaagagttagaggttgctgtgagccatgtgacctcttggcactctacccgagggcagtacagtgagactctgtctctacaaaaaaaaaaaaaaaaaagaagaagaaagcaaaaataacacCTGATGGATCAGTCATGTAGAGTTGTGCAGCCAGAAAGTCTACAGGTACATATCCTGGCCACTGTTTCTGTAAGATATTTTAGTGGAATGTGATAGCCAAAGCTAGACCTGAAGTTGGAAGCtacttctcttgctatttctgcTAAAGAATGAGCATCTGCCAACAAATCTGCTGCCGCCATCCCAATATGTTGTTGATCAACGATAAAAAGACGTTTAGGACTAATTTTTTTACCCCAAAGACAACACCATATTTACATCTGATTCCAATTGCTACTATTTTCCACAGTCTTCATAGTATATTCAATTTGAAACTCTTCCATCAGGAGATAATGTAGAGGCTGACAGGTAGTACCTGGTACCCACTGAGCTCATTGTGCTAAAACCAACAAAGGTATCCTctaaattaaaataactaaaagggtggaattggaatgttcctatcacaaagaaatgataagtgcTGAAGGTGATGAATATCTCAGCTACCCTgatttaattaagtcacattgtATGCCTCTATCAGAACATATGTACcccataaaaatatacaatttattatgtaccaatggtaattaaaaaaaattaaaaaatgtcctTAAAAGGGTATATTTGTCAGAAAAAATAACACCTGACACCAGAtgtgttttggatttcagatttttttttttcttttagacagggGCTAGCTCTGTTTCCCaggatagagtacagtggtatcatcacagttcactgcaacctcacactcccgAGTTAaagcgatcttcccacctcagcctcacaagtgactgggactataggcatgtgccactgcactgggtaatttttctatttctagtagagacaggatctggctcttgtttaggctggtctgaaactcctgacttGAAGCTACCGGCCTTGGCCTgctaaaatgctaggattacagacatgagcccaCAGTACTCAGTCCtggatttcagttttttttcagattttggaatatttccaTATACACATTGAGATATCTTGGGAATGGGACCCAAATCTAAACACAGAATTCATTAACTTATTACACCTTATACACACAGCCTGAGGGTAATTTTATTATTCCCCTGGAGATGCTCAATAAACTGTGTGTTGTTTCCCTGCATTTTGAGTGTAACCTATCACATGAGAGCAGGTGTATGATTTTCTACTTGTGTCATGTAGAAAATGAGGGTGTCATGTCAGCCCTCAAGAAGTTTCGGATTTTAatgtatttcagattttttttttttgagacagagtctcaagcttgtcaccctggatagagtgtcattgtgtcacagctcacagcaacctcaaactcctggacttaagcgattctcttgcctcagcttctgaagtagctgggactacgggtgcctgccacaaggcctggctattttttttataagttaATTCTATTTCCCTACCATAGATTTAGAGAGAGCCTTTGTACTGAGACTGAGATGAAATTTAGGCAtcaatggcttggcacctgtagcacagtggttatggcactggccacatataccgaggcttggcgggttcaaacccagccctggccagctaaacaatgacagctgcaatgaaaaaaaaaaaatagctgtgtattgtggcaggcgcctcccagctacttgagaggctgaggcaagagaatcgcttaagcccaagagtttgaggatgctgtgagctgtgacactacagcactctactgagggtgatatagtaaaactctgtctcaaaaaaaaaaagaaaagaaaagaaagcaacttAGGCATATAGTGAgatgctgtttcaaaaaaaagaaatataggcaTCAAAGCTCAgtgcagcaaagaaaaaagagaaaaaaagaaatttagaaaaaggaGATTTATGGACTTTCATGACCACAAAAGCAATCATGCTAAAGGCTTATTTTTGCCCTATGCTGAGCACTTTATGTGTATTAACTTGGTTGGCACTCCCACCAGCCTTATAAAGTGGGTACTATTGTTTTCCCTGTTTTGCAGTGAGTAAAATTAAGACATATGTTGGTGGCTCAAACCCAAAATTACATGGCTAGTTAGTAATATGGCTGAGTTATGATTCAAATTACACCTCcaaggctagttttttttttttttttttttaaccttgaaaaaaattacacaaaagcttggcaaggtggctcatgcctgtaatcccagtgctctgggaggccgaggcagatggattgcctgaactcaggagttagagaccagcctgagaaaagggAGACCCATccctcctaaaaatagaaaaattagctgagtgttgtggtaagtgcctgtagtcccagctacttggaaggatggggcaggaggatcactcgatcccacgagtttgaggttgctgtgaggttggctgaggctgtggcactctagccctggatagagtgagactctgtctcaataaaaaaaaaatatatatagtaatcATTTTAGAATATGATTACTATTCTatgatgcagtggctcacgcctgtaatcctagtactccgggagggcaaggagggtggatttcctgagctcaagcgtttgagaacagcttgagctagagtaagacccccgtcttctaaaaatagctgggtgttgtggcataagcctatagtcccagctacttgggaggctgaagcaagaggattgcttgagcccaagagtttgaggttactgtgagctatgatgccacagcactctacccagggtgaaaaaatgagactgtctcagaaaaaaaaaaaaaaaaaatatatatatatatatatatattggatggcgtctgtggctcagcgagtagggcgctgccccttatgccaggggtggcaggtttgaacctggccctggccaaagtgcaaaaagaacaaaaaagaaaaatatagtcaaAGCTCCTCCAGTTGGATTCATGGCTTTGGCCTCAATGTCCCCTTTAAAACTTCTCTGGGCTGGgtggcgtccatagctcagtggatagggcaccggccacatacaccagggctagtaggttcaaaccttgcccaggccaactaaaacaacgactactgcaaaaaaaaaaaaaaaaaaaaatagctggacgtcttggcgggagcctgtagtcccagctacttgagaggctgaggcaagagaatcgctcaagctcaagagtctgttgctgtgagctgtgatgccacagcactctacccaggttgacagcttgagactctgtctcaaacaaacaaacaaacttctcTGGGcttatttattaagtgcttattaTACGCCAAGCACTAGGCTAGTCACTGGGGATGAGTAGTTTACAAACTAGGTGGGAATACCGGAATATCAACTTTAATAGGGCATAATCAGCTATTATAGAGTCTGTGAGACCGTGGATAGTTTCTGGTAATGGATTATAAAATACTAAGTTTTTGTTCTTTGTAGGTTCACAAAATCTAGAACAGTAATGGCCAATGTGGTAACCGCTAGTCACGTTTCAAACAATGAACCACCACACAAAGCTAGTGTCGTATCATTTTGGATAGCATAGCATAAATCACCATCATCCATGGAAAGAGGAGTTACCCATAATTGCTCAAGGACCATTTCCCCTACATGCACTCTGCTACTAATCCAATtttccacccacccacacacaccttggctcagatatatatttttttttcatttttttcttttttttggagacagagtcttactttgtcgccctcagtagagtgctgttgtgtcatagctcacagcaacctcaaacttttgggctcaagcaatcctcatgcctcagcctcctagagagctgggactacagacacctgccacaccacctgtttttttgtttagcagtccagcgttgggtttgaacccaccagccccagagcatgtggccagcgcccctaACTACTGAGCTCTCAGCACCCGGCCATGGCTCAGGTATATTTTTAAGTAGTATAAGCTCCCAAGAGAGAATGCATGAAAGTACTTCATAAACTAGTGGTACAGAAATGTGACATAACAAATAGGTTTAGTTCTTGCTTTCATCACACCTTTGGTTGCCTCAAGCAAATTCTAGCTATTTTAATTTCTGCCATCCCCAAATATTACCCCAGGGAGTCCTGAAAAAGACACACAGGCAAAGTGTTTACCCCAGGGCTAAAAATCCAGATTATACCAACCGTGAAGCTTTTAATCCAGTACCCCCAATTTACCACCCACCTTCTCTGTCACTTTCCCTAAAAAAGGAAGGACACCAATGAAGATTTCCATGagaataaagtatttatttttaaatttgtgaactGTAGGAAACTTAAGTAATGAGAATAGGAATCTCATCGGTGTCTTCTGGGAAATCAGAAGCACCACCCCGTGGTGCAGCTCGATACTTCTCCAGTTTAGCAATCAATTCTTTCGCTGGATTGAAGACGCCATTGGTCTGCTGGTCACAGACATAGCAGCGTGGGGTGGTGCGGAAATGCTGCAGCGCACAGCTCTCGCAGAAATAATGCCTGCATTTGGTGACAACTGGGTTTTGGAAGGTCTGGCGACAGATGAAACACTTGAATGGTATTTCCTCATCATCGCTTCCCACTTCATAGTTTTCGTCCTCATAGACACCATAGCGACCCTCATCAAGCTCACGCTCGATCTGCCACCCATGCTTGTAATCTGAACGGTCATGGAGGAATTTGCAGCTGTCTCCGAAGCCGCAGAAACCAGTCTCTTTGTAGTCCTTACAAATATCGGGCTGGTAATCCCAGCGCACGGTGGCACGCAGATGCTCCGGCGCTCGAATGGGGCCCTTCCTCACCATCCCGGAGGAGGCATTGCCCATTGACGTATCCTTGGGCTTCATGTATTTCTGATAATTATTAATTCCCCGATAGATCTTGTCATCTTCTTTGCCCCTCAGCTCCTCCTGGATTTTCTGGCTGCGCTCAAAGATAGCTTGTGCGTCACGCTCCTTGTCTGTGTCCAACTCGTAGACAGCTGTCGCCCCCATATCCTCTGGTCCCACGGGTTTCGCCGAGCGGGTGGACTTATAAACCACCCCAAGACTTTCGGGCGCATtgtccatctcctcctcctcgcTACTCAAGTCGCCATAAACCGCCTTTTGTTTACCGCTGCCACGAGTCTTCTGTATCATTGGATTGTGGGTCGCCCGCTTTTTCTCCGGGCGAACCACAGTGCTGCCTTCCTCACTACTGCTGCTGCTCTCATCCCGCTCCGGATCGCAGGCCCGGCGCTTTCTGCGGCCTGCAGCCCCTTTCCGCCcaggttttttgaaaaggaaggTGCATACCTGGTTAGCAGTCTTGCCTGGAGGAACTTGCTCTGCCATTTTAGAGTTCTGAGCTTTAAAACGACTATGACATGCTGGGTCACGGGAGCTTCTCTCTGCACTCGGCGTTGCGTGCTCGGCCGCGAGAGGAAGCCAAAGAGACTTCTGAGACAGAACTGAACGAGCGGAGCACCACCCATTCTTGAGCCTCGGCGGACTCCGTCGCTTCCTCTGGAGCCGTAAAGTGGCACCGCCCAGTCTGGCTGTCGCGAAGCTTAACCAGAAGGGAGCCGAAGGCCGGTCACCTTTAATCGGCCTGCGAGTGGACTTTTGGCTGTGGTAACCGTGTCGAGATGTGGTTCGAGATTCTTCCTGGACTCGCCGCCATGGGTCTTTGCTTGGTCATCCCTGGAGTGGCGACCGCGTACATCAACAAGTTCACCAACGGTGGCAAGGTAAGGCGGCTTCCCGGGCCTGGCGGCTGACTCCACGGACTGGATTTCCAAAAGGGGCGGTGTGGGAGGAACGCTGTTGGGATCCGGAGCCTGTCTCCGAAGTGGGGAATGCCAAAGCCGGCCTTCACCTTTTTTCGTGTTGCCCCAAAGTGGAGGCTCGCATAATGAGGCCCCACAGAAACCACATCCTGCTTTAGTGAAAATAGCCGGTTTCTGGGTGGAGAGGAGTGTGCTGTAGGGCAGAGTAGCGATTCGGGGACTTGGAAGATGGGAGACGAGAAGAGGTAGGTCCAAAACTCGTTCCGAACACTAAACATTCTTGTtcaattttggttttaatttctcaCATCCGCCTCTCTGTAGCttctccttctttatttcttccctaCCCTTAATTAGctttttcccttgattttttttattccccACTTTTTCTTGTAAGCCTCTAGGAATTTACTGCAAGATCCTATTTTTCACATCaagattttcattttcccttctttCACATTGGGGTTTATGATTGTCCTTCCCATGTGATCTACCATTGTTTGTTAGGGTTATAACAGACAAGTAGActtttctttaagaagaaagttaggaagaaagaaaaacaaccccaCCAATGTTGGTTAAAAGTGTAAGAAGTCATGGTTACTAGCTTAATCCTAATGTTTAGTGGTCTGATTTAATTTAGGAGATTTTGGTCTTGCATGGTTAATTGGGGCTTTTATTTCAGTGATGATTCCATTTTTTCTAGAGTGTGACTTTATAAAAATTCTAGTATTAACCAGTAGAGTCACTCATCTTTATTAACTGCATTAATGATTGTCTTTCATTTGAAGGAAAAAAGAGTTGCCCATTATGTACAACAATGGCACATGATGGAAAGAGATAGGCGCATCTCTGGAGTTAATCGCTACTATGTGTCAAAGGTAAGATGACCATGATGCTAAACATCTGTCAGGGTTGAGGTGGGTTTTAGTAATGCCTTGCTAGGGGCCATACATTGCTGACTtaattaacattttcttctttaatagtGAGGTTGAGCAGCCTTTCACGAATTTtaatgatcttttgtatatctatGGTTTACCTATATCCTTTGCctgattgtctttttcttttttcttttatagctgtttatatattctggattttatttatttatttatttatttatttttgagacagagtctcaagctgttgccctgggtagagtgcaatggcatcacagctcacatcaacctccaactcttgggcttaagcgattctcttgcttcagcctcccaagtagctgggactgcaggagcccgccacaacatcttgctatttttctattgtagttgtcattgttttttagctggcccaggctgggtttgaacccaaccagacttggtgtatgtggccagtgtcttaaccactgtgctacaggtgctgagccattgaTGCCTAAATTCTGGATTTTAATTTGTTGTCTATTTTACATATGGAAAGTATTTTTTCCCCAGTCTGCTGTTAGTCTTTTTCACTTTGTGATGCTTTCCATCAGAtagctgtttttaattttgatgttgaGTTTTATCATGTTTTAATCATTTCTGGATTCTGGGTTGTATGTCTTCCTTACAAAAGCCTTTTCTACCCAAGATTATAAAAATActgctggccttgaactcctaggctcaagcatttctcctgcctcagccttctgtgtagctgagactgtaggctcCTTGTCCAGCTAATAAAAATACGTTTCTTAacaatttttccaaatattgttagttcattttttcttttcttttcttttttttgttttatttattttttattgaggggggttgtttgtttgtttgttttagagagacAGTGCctttttatcaccctcggtagagtgctatggcatcacagctcacagcaacctccaactcctgggcttaggcgattctcttgcctcagcctcatgagtagctgggactacaggcgcctgccacaacgcctggctactttttgttctAGTTTGACTGggcccaggttcgaacccaccaccctcggtatgtggggccatcgccctacccactgagccacgggtgttgccctcttttctttttttttaatgtatttcgtTTTTTAGTTCATCTGAAGGTAATTTGGGGGTATAATGTGAAGAAAggatttaactttacttttttCTAAGAGGTAGCCAGTTGTTACAATTACCcaccttttaaaaagtttatttttatttgaaatatcacCATGGTAAACTAAATTTCCATGTATACATGGTCCTGTTTCATGAATGTACTCTTTTGTAGTCTGTTGGTATGCTGATTCCTGCACCAATGCCTCATTTAAAGaattactataatttaaaaaatttatttttgtttgttttagaggcaGGGCCTTTTTCTGTCACCCAGAGCTGGAGTGCAGTATGTTATGATCGTATCTCACTGcagtcttaaattcctgggtcaagcaatcctctaacctcagcctccctaatagctaggactacaggctcattacaccatgcccagctaatgttttatatttttgagtagaaatgggagtctcactatgttgctcaggctggtcttgaaattctgGCCTCAAGTGCCCTCCCACCTTGGCTGCCCCAGATGTGGGGATTATaggtgagtcaccacacccagccaagaattactataattttatatttgattgAATCATATAGAATTGCCATTTTTGTAGGtcaaaaatgttcaaataataGCATTTTCATCACTGATTAATCTTTTAATTTATAGCTTCTGAAGTATTTTGTTGTGAACTGAATAGGATTCAAAGGATCATTTGAGTAAATAATAGTATGGTGCTTATAGAGCAAGGGTTCTCAAGTTAGGGTCCCTGGACTTGAATTTTGACTCTGGTAAGTCCTTAAGcaagtgaccttttttttttggagacaaagtctcactatgtcactctcagtagagagctgtggcgtcacaggtcacagcaacctccaactcttgggcttaagcaattctcttgcctgagcctcccaagtagctgggactataggcgcctgccacaacacctggctattttttgttgcagttgtcataactggcctgggttgggttcgaacccaccacccttggtgtatgtggctggtgctgagccAAGCAAGTGATTTTTaatctctgagcctccatttcgcATCTGTAAAAACATGGGATGAGGATATTATTGTCT includes:
- the RNF113A gene encoding E3 ubiquitin-protein ligase RNF113A, with product MAEQVPPGKTANQVCTFLFKKPGRKGAAGRRKRRACDPERDESSSSSEEGSTVVRPEKKRATHNPMIQKTRGSGKQKAVYGDLSSEEEEMDNAPESLGVVYKSTRSAKPVGPEDMGATAVYELDTDKERDAQAIFERSQKIQEELRGKEDDKIYRGINNYQKYMKPKDTSMGNASSGMVRKGPIRAPEHLRATVRWDYQPDICKDYKETGFCGFGDSCKFLHDRSDYKHGWQIERELDEGRYGVYEDENYEVGSDDEEIPFKCFICRQTFQNPVVTKCRHYFCESCALQHFRTTPRCYVCDQQTNGVFNPAKELIAKLEKYRAAPRGGASDFPEDTDEIPILIT
- the NDUFA1 gene encoding NADH dehydrogenase [ubiquinone] 1 alpha subcomplex subunit 1 — protein: MWFEILPGLAAMGLCLVIPGVATAYINKFTNGGKEKRVAHYVQQWHMMERDRRISGVNRYYVSKGLENID